The window ATGTTCATTGCATCccattttaatttcttcaatatttgtaaaactATATTCTggctgaaaaaaattgttttttaaaacacAGTGGGCGAATCGTAAGGAGGATTTAATTGCTAATGTTAATGGAACATTTGTTCTGGAGGTAATGCTTTGCGCGTATTGCTTGTGCAACTGGTGTTCAGCTTCGAACCGAAATGTCCATAAAAGTTTTATTGGccccaattttttaattattgtacgATAATGCACTAGGTTATGAAACTTTGGTTTCAGATGttccttaaataatttttggtacGTAAAATTATGCTCTTCAATTAATAATTGGAGATCATTTAAAATTGTATCGTTGTAATTAGATAACAAAAGCAGATCAATTGAGAAAATGTTTTCATCTGTCTCGCGTTCATTTTGAATGAAGCGTTTTGTATATGGTGCTTTTGAATGGGTGGACTTATATTGCCAATTTCTGTATCCCCATACTGAAACATCTGTTTCCTGTAATTCAAagtttctaaacaaaaaaactttttttcatacacaaaataatgtaaaattttggaaaaattatatttgcaaacaCCCAAAAATAAATCGTGCATTATGTCACAAGCAATGTTATCGGTTACATGAAAGTTTGACAAGGAAGTAAATatcgaaacatttttaatgCCACTAACAACAGGATTGTTCAGTAAAATATCGATATTATAACTACTTCTAGTTCGTAATGAGTTCGGGACTTCAAGACAATCTGTACGAGTTTGAAGTTTTTGCCTTTTGCATATTCTGCACCAAGAATTcccaaaaaaaaactgacttAGCCTAACGCAGTGCTAAGACCAAGATTATCGCCTAAAATTTGTACTagtttaaaatgtattatacaGCTTTTGCCATCTACATTTATTTGAAGGCCATTAATTTccaatgtttttaaaatattcagaaGTGGTGTAAGGCAAACAGTAAATCCACAATCTTGTAGATCTCGAACTTTAACAAACCCTgctacaaatatatttgataatttgctaagttggtactGAGGTACGCTTGGAAAGTTATAATATATACCGCAAATTTTTGTTGGCCAGATTTACTGCCCAAAGGATCATTAATTTCGAAGTCatccatatacaaaaaaatggaatcgttacattatttttctttgaattttgccAAAAGCTGCTATTGATGAAATGAGTATAAGGAAGGTTTTCTGAAAaggttttcatatttaaaagcGTTGCTTCTAAGATCCCTTTactctcaaaaaattttttaatttgaaaaggaATGTCTGATAGGGTTATTTCGGTTCTAGCTGAGGTTAAAGTTGGGTTGTTATTAAGTATGACTTCTGAGAGCTCGTCGCtaacaatatatttttgcgGATGTTTATACAGGTCtagtttttctatttctttgaaaaatttgtattcgGTGGTTAAATCATAAAATGGCTgagatataattttaattacttcctcaagtatataattattttcatgaaaattacTAATGGCTCTTAATATTTCACATATTGGGGTTGAAATTAACTCTGTTACGgaattttgaatttcgaataCGTCTTTCAGAGAAAAATTCGTATTGGAATGCAGTTGAAGTAGAAACGCGATCATTGAATCTTTTAAAGAAGTAATATTTTGAATTGGTACTAGTTGATTTGATGAATTAGTTGtttgaatttgaatattaaGAGCAAGAGAATTTTCTTTACAAGATTGGCTATTGCGAATTTctattttcaaatgttttttgagGTGAATTTGAAATCTGtgaatgttataaaaaatttgtttgcaattatATTCGTTACATTGAAATTTACAAACTGGTGGAGTACCATGTGCTGACTTTAGATGTTTAATCAGCTCTATAGGATTTAAGTGAGCTTTTTGACAaatgaaataagcaaaattgggCATTATAGCAAAATTAGACGAAATTAGTTTAATTTACTCAAAAGATTTGCCACTGAAGAAAATTCTTCGGATTTcaactcaaaaaaaatattgttctaaaAATGCCCATACTTGCTTGCTTCTTTGTGAATACTCTATCTTATGTATAAACGTACGATAGTTTAATAATGCAGTCAACGCACTTCATATACGTAGTACATTTACAACTCTGAAATGGATGACCAATCTGATTCAACGACGATAATTCTCGGCTGTAGTTTCTCCTTTCTTACCGCAAACTGGTTCTTCAATTCAATTATTGTGGGTTGAATATCATTACATGTAGCAACGAGTGTTACGAAATCTGTTTGGGCATCAGCTATTGTTGGTTTTTTGTCCTTATTAAGCCTCAAAGGCTGTAGCAAAGCATGTAGAAGAATTGTActtatacaatatttacattctgtaaaaaaaattgtgtaaataaaaattttattattttaaaagtgatATTCAGGATTTCGTACATACGATCCGGCATCATTGTATTTCCAAATCACCACGACAGcccaatataaaatttattgttgtacatatacatacatatctatatgtaaTTTGTGATTGCACTGCCATGGTAATATGGTCGTTTGCATATTATATAGCACGAAATCCTGAATACCGCAATTTCATTTGATAAACCACCTTACCATTTGAGATGTTGTCAATGTGCAAATACTTTAAGAATAGTTCCCTTGAAACACGGTCTTTTATATCTCTATCAAAAATTTTGAGGATTTCTTTATAAAACTTCtccaatttcaaaaataacatatttcctTTCCCGGGGTAAAGAGTCTCAAAGTCTATTTCTACCTATGGAAAATAAGttattgaattatttgaaaaaagcaTTGAATATAAGAACTCACAAGTTCATATCCACGAAAGTCCTTATAGCGCGGCCATTCACTAAAAATGCAGCCTAAAGAACTGGCGTTATGGATATCTATAATTCTTTGACCAGATAACCTATTCCCATGGTGTGCAATTATTCTGAAGCCAGCACTTCTTTTCGTAATACTTATCTGAATATTCAGAAATAAGTATATCTTGTGAGAGTAAACAATCTATTTGTTTATACCGCTGGATAAAGCTGCTGGCGGAGCGGTAGTTGTACGCGATCGgttgaaaactttttataattgGTTTTGTCAGCATTCGTCCTGCGTGAAAATAGCTTTCCCGTAGGATTTTTCTTACCATATTTTCTTGCTAGAAAATATGTTTcctaaatattaaatagttgcattaaaaaaatagaccatgttacaattaaataaatcaatagtattgcacaaaacatatgcaacaaaattagttttattttggtttggccctatttttatttattaatttttaatagtaatAGTTTTTACAAGTTTATCCTTCGTCATAAACTGTACAAATCTAACTTCATACTAAACTCCTAATTTGGTTGTTTATGTTTTGCACAACGTTTTAAGTGTGCCAAAtgatttcccaaaaataattaaaaaatagtaagcagaactgatttttttcattttgaaacatGAAATGATTACATATACGTATGGATATACATACCGGATTCTCTTTGGGGAATACATCGCAGATGATGTTGGCCCACTTTTGCATTTCTCCATATGTCAGTTTTTTCCGCCTTCCTATATAATTCTCTATTACGCAGTGACACAATGTATTCTGCTGCTTGGCGTCCAAGAAACCATTTTTCTGCTGAAAGTGAAGCACAAGCAGCCCTTTAACCGTACCTTTTAAAAGGTCGGTTAAGCTGCGACTGTCCATGCAGTTATCATACGTTGGCTGGAGTACTGGTGAAGAATCTCTTGAACTTTTAGCTGCATTTAAGTCGTCAGAAATTTTCTCTAACCACTCCAAAATTCGACTACTCTCAGATAAGGTGCTTGCATCACATACAAGCGATATATTCTAAAAATGCTTGCATAAATGTACACCAAAGAAGTTATTAAGTTATGCTGCACTTACCATGTTCTTCCTCCATTCTCTTAATCCCGCTTTAAACTTGATGCATTcgccaaaaaattttgttggaagcttttcaaataaacagtcgATATCTTCCCAAtccatttttgttaaaattatcgTTGATGTCACTCTGTAGTCCACAAGAATGGAGCAAATATCATCATTTAACTCCCATGATTTAAAAATGGGCAGCGTTTCAATTGCATCTAATCCGAACTGAATATATCCATTTTACAAACTTGCCACAATTTTTATAAGACATGCGTCGGGCCACACTCACGTTAATACTGACTGATGCCCAATAATTATTGCATCATCTTAAGTATGCAAAAACACGAGCCGATAGAAATACAGTTATCATTGGCGACATTGAAATGCTTATGCTTGTGaatagtttgtttttgtttgtgcatCCCGTGCACTTCGAAGCGTATAATGTATGTTATGGTTGCGTGCTCAACACATATCATTATGTTATTGTTGCTTATAGTGATTTacatttcgtttttgttttctattttctttcatACACTTCAGTTACTTTTTGAATTCAAGAGTATGGAAAAAAAGATGTCAAAAGAAATCAATGGAACTTGCAACGGTACGCTTCCCTTCTCTTCTCACCGCCTTCTCCTACATTTAGACAGAATTTATCGAACAAGAAGTTTTCTCATTATTTTAATCagataaacttttaaataaaaataagaagattTCCCACATATAAATAAGAAGAAATCTCTATGAAAATATCTTCGTCTTTGACTTCTGTCCTCTTCTTGGTCCCTGCAACTGATCATAGAgacaatctttttatttttattagccaTATTTTTCTCtgtgtacgcggttcaactttatttgagttattgcgtactgtgaatgatATGGTGTGTGCAAGTTCTGGAGAAGTACTTAAgtcagcaattacaattgctggaacgtgttaatcactggaatgaaaatgaagttcgcacacttttcgcgataaacATTTCGATATCTgtcttcaaatccgcgtcaattatgggatacgaacaaaaattacattgccgaagacattttacatcgtcctcgctaaaaattggaattgattaaatataaattacattttccctttatcaattcacgaaagatgaactcatcatgAATGTTctaacattggccaaattatcgttaCTACGATtccttgagtgcacgcgcaatgttagctggcaaaaataccgatgttgttgttacttaaactggaagattcaaagtcaaattccgggagacttgcgctcatacaaatcgattgatcttcttgacaatgaagacgacgccgtgaattatttAGTGGAATTTCTAATTTCTTTGTATAGGCATGATATGTCACCGCATCTGCGCTACTGAATACAAGGGgacagaatgcttgattctaagaattcctttgagttttccttttcagttcaaacgcattccgtttccagtgaaaatttcatttgagatgacaatcagcAGGACACAAGTATaatcgcatagtgtgtggcataaatttggaaatgctatgtgtTTCACACTGCCAGATAAAAGTtagtaaaatactttttattttctttattttaaaaaggattttattttataatataatttttttcgtttatttattattattcgttGGGAAGACTATGTCTTCTTAGTCTAACCTCTTT of the Bactrocera tryoni isolate S06 unplaced genomic scaffold, CSIRO_BtryS06_freeze2 scaffold_780, whole genome shotgun sequence genome contains:
- the LOC120781955 gene encoding uncharacterized protein LOC120781955, producing the protein MDWEDIDCLFEKLPTKFFGECIKFKAGLREWRKNMNISLVCDASTLSESSRILEWLEKISDDLNAAKSSRDSSPVLQPTYDNCMDSRSLTDLLKGTVKGLLVLHFQQKNGFLDAKQQNTLCHCVIENYIGRRKKLTYGEMQKWANIICDVFPKENPISITKRSAGFRIIAHHGNRLSGQRIIDIHNASSLGCIFSEWPRYKDFRGYELVEIDFETLYPGKGNMLFLKLEKFYKEILKIFDRDIKDRVSRELFLKYLHIDNISNECKYCISTILLHALLQPLRLNKDKKPTIADAQTDFVTLVATCNDIQPTIIELKNQFAVRKEKLQPRIIVVESDWSSISEL